One Parashewanella spongiae genomic window, AACAGACCAAGCATAACTGGTGACTTCTGGTAAATAAGTATGAGCATAAGTATCAGCCGCAGTGACGGGTTCAAGGTGCCCAAAAATAACATCGCTTGCTTCAAGCAAGTATGTTTTTAGTGATTTTGGTAAAGGGATTAATATTTGCTCTTCAACTTCAACTAGTTGCTCGAATGTCGGTAGTTCAAGAGGAAAGGCTGTAGCTTGGTTGGCTTCTTGAAGTTGCTCAATAATTTCGTTCATAGTAATTCAATCTAATGGTTAATGCGGCAAGTATAAAAAAAGCGTCGACCGAATGGCAGACGCTTTTATGATTATTTACGATTTTATGAAGGCATTACCAAATTTTCACACGCTTTTCAGGTGCAAGATACATCTTATCGCCTTCTTTTACGTCATAAACTTTATAAAATTCAGGCATGTTTGATAATGAACCTAATGCACGATATTCAGGTGGTGAATGTGGATCGGTTGCAATACGGTTACGAGCGGCCGCTTCTTTCAACTTAGCACGCCACACTTGGGTAAAGCCGATAAAGAAACGTTGATCACCGGTTAACCCATCGATTACAGGGCCTTCTTCACCATTTAATGACTTTTTATAAGCTTTATAAGCGATGGTCACACCGGATAAATCGCCGATGTTTTCACCCAGTGTCAGCTCACCATTAACGTGTAAATCATCAAAGACATAGTAACCATTGTATTGAGACACAAGCGCTTTAGCTTTCGATTCAAAGGCTTTCAAATCGTCAGCAGTCCACCAATCGCGAAGGTTACCTTCGCCATCAAATTTTGCGCCTTGGTCGTCAAATCCATGCCCCATTTCATGACCGATTACCGCGCCGATGCCGCCGTAGTTAACCGCATCATCTGCTTCCATATTAAAGAAAGGTGGTTGAAGAATAGCTGCCGGAAATACAATTTCATTCATGGTTGGGTTGTAATAGGCGTTGACGGTTTGAGGTGTCATACCCCAAGCTCCTTTATCAATTGGAGCACCTAGTTTTGCTAAGTCCTTTTCATGCTCTAATGCGCCAGC contains:
- a CDS encoding SMI1/KNR4 family protein, with amino-acid sequence MNEIIEQLQEANQATAFPLELPTFEQLVEVEEQILIPLPKSLKTYLLEASDVIFGHLEPVTAADTYAHTYLPEVTSYAWSVGMPREYIAVCQQGEDFYCIDQSGQILLWKDGRLASKSWETLWHWIDEVWLKN